The following DNA comes from Chrysemys picta bellii isolate R12L10 chromosome 25, ASM1138683v2, whole genome shotgun sequence.
tgctctgtattcatttgcttccccctccctccgtcaaatcaacggtctgctaaacccagggttttcagtttaatctttgggggggccattctgtgtgacagttgtttgtgtttctccctgatgcacagccaccgttcttgattttaattccctgtacctgtacgccatgtcgtcactcggcccgccctccctccttcccctagtccgtcagatactactttcgcgccttttttttgaattctgggttgagatcccaattgccggatgatgcaaaacagtgtcgcgggcggttctgggtacatgtcgtcaggcccctcccccctcatcacagcaacggcagacaatagattcgcgcctttttacctgggttacctgtgcagacaacataccacggcaagcatggagcccgctcagctcagctgagctcaccgtcaccatatgtcctctgggtgccggcagacgtgggactgcattgctacacagcagcagctgctaactgccttttgccggtagacggtgtagcatgagtaatagccgtggggctggcagccgtagggctgcattgcaccagccccttgccaggagatggtatattatgactggtacccatcatcgtcgtactggagtggctgtcaatcatggccacctgggcagacatgctactgtttcgatgatgatggctaccagtcgtagtatactattttctgccaattgcccagtattgtctgctaagcacccagaagaggccgagggcgatgctgggtgctggcggacgtggggctggcagacgtggggctgcattgctacacagcagcagccccttgccttttggtagaagatggtatattacgattggtatccgtcgtcatcgtactgcagaggctatcactcatgctgcaccgtcggctgccagcttaagatgtaaaaaatagatttgttctgtattcatttgcttccccttcctccgtgaaatcaacggcctgctaagcccagggttttcagtttaatctttggggggaccattctgtgtgacagttgtttgtgtttctccctgatgcacagccacctttcttgattttaattccctgttcctgttcctgtacctgtacgccatgtcgtcactcggccctccctccctcccgtcctccctccttctcctggtccatcagatactagtttcgcgccttttttctgaccaggcgccatagctagcactgggatcatggagcccgctcagatcaccgcggcaattatgagcactatgaacaccacgcgcattgtcctggagtatatgcagagccaggacatgccaaggcgaaacctggaccacccgaggaggcgattgcagcgcggcgaagagagtgatgaggaaattgacatggacatagacctctcacaaggcacaggccccagcaatgtggaaatcatggtgtcactggggcaggttcatgccgtggaacgccgattctgggcccgggaaacaagcacagactggtgggaccgcatcgtgctgcaggtatgggacgattcccagtggctgcgaaactttcgcatgcgtaagggcactttcatggaactttgtgacttgctttcccctgccctgaaacgccaggataccaagatgagagcagccctcacagttgagaagcgagtggcgatagccctgtggaagcttgcaacgccagacagctaccggtcagtcgggaatcaatttggagtgggcaaatctacagtgggggctgctgtgatccaatttgccagggcaatgaaagacctggtgatatcaagggtagtgactctgggcaacgtgcagtcaatagtggatggttttgctgaaatgggattcccaaactgtggcggggccatagacggaacccatatccctatcttgtcaccggagcaccaagccaccgactacgtaaactgcaaggggtacttttcaatgctgctgcaagccctggtggatcacaagggacgtttcactaacatcaacttgggatggccgggaaaggtacatgatgctcgcgtcttcaggaactctgctctgtttcgaaagctggaggaagggactttcttcccggaccagaaagtaaccgttggggatgttgaaatgcctatcgtgatccttggggacccagcctaccccttaatgccatggctcatgaagccgtacacaggcagcctggacaggagtcaggacctgttcaactacaggctgagcaagtgccgaatggtggtggaatgtgcatttggacgtttaaaagcgcgctggcgcagcttactgactcgctcagacctcagcgaaaagaatatccccattgttattgctgcttgctgtgcgctccacaatatctgtgagagtaagggggagacatttatggcggggtgggaggttgaggcaactcgcctggccactgattacgcacagccagacaccagggcggttagaggagcacagcagggcgtggtgcgcatcagagaagctttgaaaacgagttttgtgactggccaggctactgtgtgaaacttctgtttgtttctccttgatgaaccctccaaccccccccccccccgacccggttcactctacttccctgtaaaccaaccaccccaccctcccctccccaattcgagcaccgcttgcagaggcaataaagtcattgttttttcacattcatgcattctttattagttcctcacagaagtagggggataattgccaaggtagcctgggatgggtgggggaggagggatgaaaaaggacacactgcattttaaaactttaagtcttattgaaggccagccttctgatgcttgggcgatcatctggggtggagtgactgggtggacggaggcccccccaccgtgttcttgggcgtcttggtgaggaggctatggaacttggggaggagggctgttggttaaacaggggctgtagcggcggtctctgctcctgctgcctttcctgcagctcaaccatatgctcgagcatatcagtttgatgctccagcagacggagcattgactcttgctgtctgtctgcaagctgacgccacctatcgtcttcagcccgccacttgctcttttcatcccgccattcagcccgccacctctcctctcgttcatattgtgcttttctcatgtccgacattgactgcctccacgcattctgctgtgctctatcagcgtgggaggacatctgcagctccgtgaacatatcgtccctcgtcctacgttttctctttctaatgttcactagcctctgcgaaggagaaacatttgcagctggtggaggagaagggagaggtggttaaaaaagacacattttagagaacaatgggtacactctttcattacaaggtcgcatatttcggcttgcaggcagccatggtaggccacagtgttttggcttttttaaccttcttaacatgcgggaaaggttgcaaacagcagcgcatttcccatatcaaggatgaattgggttgtccatttaaaatgggttttcaatgtaaaaggaggggctgcggtttcccggttaacatgcggcacaaacccaagtaaaccacccccccccacacacacacacacgattctctgggatgatcacttcacccctcccctccaccgcgtggttaacagcggggaacatttctgttcagaagagcaggaacgggcgcctctgaatgtccccttaataaaatcaccccatttcaaccaggtgaccgtgaatgatatcactctcctgaggataacaaagagagataaggaatggatattgtctgcatgccagcaaacaccgggaccatacgctgccatgctttgttatgcaatgattccagactacgtgctactggcctggcgtggtaaagtgtcctaccatggcggacgggataaggcagccctccccagaaaccttttgcaaacgctttgggagtacataaaggagagctttctggagatgtccctggaggatttccgctccatccccatacacgttaacagacttttccagtagatgtactggccgcgattgccagggcaaattaatcattaaacacgcttgcttttaaaccatgtgtaatgtttacaaatatttacaaaggtacactcaccagaggtctcctgtgtgccctgaaggtcttgggtgagttcaggggttactggtccCAGGTCCAGGgtaacaaacatatcctggctgttggggaaaccggtttctccgcttccttgctgctgtgagctacctacagtacctccatcctcatcttcctcgttccccgaaccgtcttccctgtgtgtttctccagtgagagagtcatagcacacggttggggtagtggtggctgcaccccctaggatcgcatgcagctccgcgtagaagcggcaagtttgcggctctgccccggaccttccgtttgcttctctggctttgtggtaagcttgccgtagctccttaattttcacgcggcactgctttgtgtccctgttatggcctcggtccttcatggccttggagatcttttctaatactttgccattttttttactgctacggagttcagctatcactgcttcatctccccatatggcgagcagatcccgtacctcccggctggagctcttttgcgatcctgggactccatcacggttacctgtgctgatgagctctgcatggtcacctgtgctctccacgctgagcaaacaggaaatgaaattcaaacattcgcaggtcttttcctgtctacctggtcagtgcatctgagttgagagtgctgtccagagcggtcacaatgaagcactgtgggatagctcccggaggccaataacgtcgaattccgtccacactaccccaattccgacccgcaaaggccggttttatcgctaatcccctcgtcggaggtggtgtaaagaaaccggtttaaaggaccctttaagttgaaagaaagggcttcgtcgtgtggacgtgtccaggcttaatttgatttaacgctgctaaagtcgacctaaacccatagtgtagaccaggcctaaggataGAAATAACACGTAATTCACCAACTCCAGCTTGCACCTGAGTCAGCTGTGCTCCAGAAATAAGACCAGTGGCCTtttctagttgccccaatttttCATCATGTTCTTGGCTCTTAACAATATTCCAAATAGCTGCtacactattggccccatcccatagggatccaGTCAAGTcactcttctttctagaggaaataacccaggctctctgttgtgctaatctaatggcagctcCCTGTGAACAAtctgggtatgtagaggtgatctggaaactggaaACTGTAAATCTGACAGTCCCTAGGGTTGTAttaatcacagtccatcgatAGCGTAACACATCgctctttggtgtagtactataccacatcttTTGGTTGTACACCTTTATATACTTCCGGGAGGCATTAATATTAATGGCATAAGAGGGGAGGTATATTGCAATACAGTACAGGTTACATTATCAGTCACTGGAATCATTTCAATACAGGTAAAATTTCCGGTGGCAAAACAAACTCTTTGGGTATTTGTTTAATTAAGGCACAAGCTAtattggctttcccaggttttcatacacaggctaaaaatccctctagcctgggaccatcatttcccacagttcagtcctcgCCTCTCacatgtttccaggtgtgttgttgtaggaaGAGTGAGGTACCAGCATGATGTCATTggcccccttttatatcttcttcacactcgctggaaagctcttttgctgtgacctggatcaaacagttcccattgtgtagtgctatctctgagaggtttctcttgtacacagttcctgggataatccttgtgcttgtgtgcctttcctcaataagccattaatattgtttggcctttttactgttgtacttGAAAgtctgcttgtgggtgttttcaacttCACAACATTTCAGTAAAACGTACCTAGCACATACCcaagggtatgtccagactacccgccgtatcagcgggtagcgatAAATTTATCGGGGATTGATACTgaacgcgctcccgtcgactctggaactccaccggagggagcggcggtagcggagtcgacgggggagccgcggccgttgaccccgcgccatgaggacgggaggtaagtccaaataagatatgtcgacttcagccaCGGTATTCCCCCCCAGTGTATACCAAGCCCAGGACTGCGCTGGTGGCAGGGTTGTCGGAGGAGCTGAAACATAGTGAAATTGAGCAGAGCCTAGATTCAGTGGGAATACTGAGGAGGCTGAAGGTCCACACTTGAATTTACAGCTGCGTAGTGGGGGGACATGGGAGTGCTATGTGCAGTCTCCAAGGAAGCTGGTGCCCAAAGAAGTGAAAGTGGGAGGTACTCCTGGAAAATCCTGGGGCCAGaacagccctctgccagggcacCCATGTCACTCAAGGAGGAGCCATCAGAGCAGATACTGCAGACTCTGCTGGTGGATGAGAAGCGCCACAAAAGGAATTAATCTCAGCATTGAGAGGTGCTCCAACACCTGCAGCAACagcctggtggagtggagcagagtGCTCAGGAACACCTTGAAAGTTGCACTGAGGCCTGTGTCTGAAAGTGCCCCCTACGAGCGATTCTGCTGTTTCGGCCCAtcggcagcagcacagaaagatGGCACTAGAGACCTACAGAGGGGTTGGAGGCTTTGTGACCTCTCCACTACTGTGTAGTGAGTTTCCCTCCGTGGTTGCAGCTGCACGTCCCATGTGCGTGAGCCCCCAGCGTGGGTCGCCAGACTGAGGCTTGCGGAGCTCACACTAGTGCACTAAAATAGCTGTGTAAATGGTGCAGCTTGTAGTTGGCCTAGGAGCAggtgggtgtgatgggttggatcatagAAACCCCTTTgtgatgccacctgatgtgcctgtACTACCTCTGAGctcgttttccctgccagcttgggacttcagtaccttgccttgtttgagacagacacgcttgcctgctgcaaacacagagccAAGTCTGAACCAGGTCTCCCACAAGCTTCAGGCTAAACTGAAAACAACTTAAGTACTCAATGGGGtccaaccccccccaaaaaatccatcttaccctgtataaagtttatatatgcatagctgtttgccccttcctcccctccccccaggtattaatacttactctgggttaattaataagtaaaaagagattttattaaatataaaaagtggttccaagtaataatagacagaacaaagtaaattaccaaacaaaataacataaaacacgcaagtctaagcctaatacagtaggaaactaaatgcaggtaaatctcaccctcagagatgttccaataagcttctttgacagattagcctccttctagtctgggtccagcaatcactcacatccctgtagttactgtcctttgttccagtttctttcaggcatctctttggggtggagaggctatctcttgagccagctgaaaacaaaatggagggggTCTTCCAGGGGCTTTTTTGCCtccctcttgtgggtggaaacccctctctCCCACTGTGTAGAATTAcggctacaagatggagtttcggagtcacatgggcaagtcacatgtccatgcatgactcggTTCTTTACAGGCCATCACCATGTTAGTTCGAATGTTCACAGGAAACATTCCTCAGCTGTGGATTGGCGTCTATCAAGGTCCATTGATGGCCAAATACTCcaaattacttgaataaccccttcacactatgttgaccaaatctgccttaggtactttctacagcaaacactttaaatacaagcatagagccaatgaTTATAACTTCAGAtctaaaaatgatacatgcaaaggatgaatacattcagtagaacataacctttgcagagatatgttacatggcctaTGTAACAtagaacatattccagttatgtcttATTTACATTCATAAACATATTTCCCTAAAATGTCATAGGGTGCAATATCACAGTGGGCTTCTAGGCCAAAGCGCTCCAGCCCAAGACGCAACTTCAATGCGCTGTTGGCATAGCTGGTAGCATAGTACTGTGAGCAGTAGTCTGTCGAcgtgggctgggaggcttgctgccaCAGGCTGGGTAGACATACATTGCCAGATTAACTGGGAAAAGGCAAGGAGCACAGTTAACCTCTCTCCCCATCTCCACTTCATCCAGAATGAGAGTGGCCTTTCCTTTGGTTAGCTTATATCACTTGGGAAGGGGCTGGATAGAGCTCCTCTTACACCAGAACCAGAGTGTCCACACACGGTTATAATTCAATGACTGTTCTGGTTTCTCTACACTAGTCTAACTGTggggaagcaacttgcccaaggtcagagggAGAGCCAAAAACAGAGCCCAGACAATCCTTCCACTGAGATCAAGAGTTGCTAGCGAGGCAAGGTTACAGGGCTGCTCTCTGCTCTGAGGAGCTCAGACaggatctctctctttcttggcCTTTGGTTCTCTGAGCTGTTGGGCCCTGCCTGTCCCCCAGGAGCCTGGAGGACTTTCAGCAGCAGTCTGAGGCCTGACCCCTTCCAACACTCATTTTGACTGCACTTCTCaaaggcccccattgtgctagcctCAAGCACCCCTTGCTAGCTCCACCTGTGGAGTCTGCTGTTTCCCTGAGGCCTCTAGGGCAGGTCTCAGGGGTAGTTCTTTATGGCTTGTAGCCACATTTCTAGCCATGCTGCTCTCTTAGATTCAGCCGCAGTCGAGTGCAAATCCCCATGTCAGTGTGTAACACCCTCCTTCCACCACCATGGCTTGTCAGTGCTAACCAAACCCTCGGTCCTTCCACATCATAACACAGGCCTCAACCTCTGAGCTGAGGGAGCTCTTCTCTGATAGGTAGCTCGCCCCTATGGGGAGGCAGAAAGCTATTTAGCCAGTGTGCCAAACTTCTCCAGTCAGGGGATGCTCACCCAGGGTCTGACAGCCAAAGGAGCCCACATCCCTGCCCGGGTCACCACTCTGCTAGCGCAGCTGGTAGACGTGGCTGTTGGTGCAAAAGGTCCTCGGTTCTGTCCACAATGGAGGTGTTACCAGAGTCCCAGGGGGTTGTGCTGAGGTCACTTAGGGTGACTTGCAAAGAACGGGGCAgagaatccccaaagctggtggatattccaatacttaggtttaccaaaccagcacaaaacagcttctatttACTGGttgcccagaagccaacaacacagttcccttaaagcaatccAGCCTTGGGCTTCCACCGAGaaacccaagtcaaatatgatgaggattccaGAAAATCTTATTTACCATATAAGAAAGTTctgccaatcccaaaggatcgggcacattacctcccaggttaatgaatattctaGATCTTACCCAAacacacgcttacagccaattcttattaactaaacaaaaatttattagaaaagaaaagagatagaatattggttaaaagatcagtatacatacagacatgagtacagttctgagatcagattcatagtagggctttgtagttgcaaagcgctctttcagaattagtccataggttccAATTCCCCTATTCAGGGTTATCCAGATTAAAACTGGAGCTCTCAGCCTTACggcttaggcttcccctgcatgaagcagccagcagatctgagataaaaggaTCCAGAGTCAAGGGGGTTTTAGACAGTTCCAGGCCATCTCTTGAGAGGTCACAGTCCTTAGGCAAACAATAGACAATCATGGAGACTTTGAAGTAGACCCATTTAATACACATCACCGGTAATGAGCTACACAGGTTaccataaggcaattgcctgttttccacCATTCTCAGGTGACTTGCtaaacatttcaaagagagatgaatacagtgatatCACTACATttacaaggtttcagagtagcagccgtgttagtctgtatccgcaaaaagaagaacaggaggacttgtggcaccttagtgctaataaatttgttagtctctaaggtgccacaagtcctcctgttcttcttactacatttacagttcatttaaaggttatttccttttgatctctgaattaacagaatacagcatagacagggactgttaacctctaacaatatatatatgtaaccaccaaaaaccacaaacattatctaccaaTATGTtcctaaaggttgaatctgggtcaagtagcctgcaagctgcttaaccctttctagccatgcgtcacactttgtataagattcgttgcaattatataacagtggtagcaacaatgatttgtATGgtgatattttaattaaataatgtcACAGGAGGCCATTCCAAGTATGCCCTAAGGTTATAGTGAACTGTTGAAAATCACTAGTACTTACACAGAGCAGCTGCCAAGCACTCATCCATCACACCTGGATTATGGTCCTGTGGGCTTGCAGTCTGGGACCCCGAAAGTCCAGGGGATGGCATAACTGTTTGATTTTACCAATTTGCTACTTTCTCTGCAGTTGCAGACTTGGCCAGCCATGAGACTCTGTTCCCTCTGCTGCTGTCTTGGCCCCTGGAGCACCATAAAAGGTGCAGCATCACATAACTAATGAGGTTAagcgccctccccccacccccccggccttCTTTCCAACCTCCTACGTCTATAGTTAAATGTGACATGCCGGTACCAAGGAACCGGTGCAGCACACCCATGGTCCTAGCTCCTAGTAACATCTCTCCTTCCTCTCACTCATTTATTCCTTAGCATGGCCCTGACCTGATAAGGGATGGTGTCAGAAATGCAAAGCTAGCTAAATAATGTGATGGAGATGGTCTCACAGTACCACCTAGCGAAGGGTCTCTTACACAGGGGCACCCTTGAATATACAGGGCTGCGTATCCTGCAGCTCGAGCGCACTGATCGGGATATCGAGGTTAGGGGGGCAAGCAGATCCCCAGCTCACCCGATGACTAGCCTTGCTGGCACCCTAAAGACCCTAACTGTAAGCTGGGTCTACTCCCTGCATTTCCTTGGCTCTGCTCTCACATCAAGGCTCTCtgcagcccagggaggcagattTCTCAGCTTGACCTGGGGACACAGCAATCACCTATTTTTAAACAGTGCCATTTCCCCTGACAAGCAACCTCTCGCATTTAGGTTCTTTCAATACTCTCTCTCACTTAGCAGGCCAGTCTGTAAATATGTCACAATCCTGCTGAAGCTGACCAATAAGGGCTGAGTTATTTGCGCTTTCATCTCATTTTCTGCCGTCAGCAAATCTAGACACACTCATACTTTAATTCAATCGTCTGAGTAATATACAAGGATAAAACATGCCCTGctagctgctgctggcagctggcTTGGAGTGCGAGGGTTACTCCAGGAACTGTAAATCTCCCTGTCTTCTGGCTGCTCCTGCATTTCCTTAGAATGTGTGTTTTCTGTACGGCTCTGTCTG
Coding sequences within:
- the LOC135977433 gene encoding uncharacterized protein LOC135977433; the encoded protein is MEPAQITAAIMSTMNTTRIVLEYMQSQDMPRRNLDHPRRRLQRGEESDEEIDMDIDLSQGTGPSNVEIMVSLGQVHAVERRFWARETSTDWWDRIVLQVWDDSQWLRNFRMRKGTFMELCDLLSPALKRQDTKMRAALTVEKRVAIALWKLATPDSYRSVGNQFGVGKSTVGAAVIQFARAMKDLVISRVVTLGNVQSIVDGFAEMGFPNCGGAIDGTHIPILSPEHQATDYVNCKGYFSMLLQALVDHKGRFTNINLGWPGKVHDARVFRNSALFRKLEEGTFFPDQKVTVGDVEMPIVILGDPAYPLMPWLMKPYTGSLDRSQDLFNYRLSKCRMVVECAFGRLKARWRSLLTRSDLSEKNIPIVIAACCALHNICESKGETFMAGWEVEATRLATDYAQPDTRAVRGAQQGVVRIREALKTSFVTGQATV